The following are from one region of the Plodia interpunctella isolate USDA-ARS_2022_Savannah chromosome 23, ilPloInte3.2, whole genome shotgun sequence genome:
- the Gcna gene encoding germ cell nuclear acidic protein, producing MDTRNIQKSQKNKFLKLSLKKNRLKNDLEFKNMNRSSDVIILDESFDILKTEFTKNVRSPKIYSPIVINDSDLSNESLPKVVINDNASFNSSTGEMSITETRDCRPSFGGWSPAQNIIKATPKYEAVPSTPKDVANESLEQCSIKKIQQSQKKLLDDLYGETWKSIPTLFKTITQNYTNFNGVTKKLEFDDEDSDKENIRQDLKKNRELYLTGTDAKRKVIAFDSEKKCKKKLYTEKVPSTPIPSTKSVKTRNVNSTTKKAKGMTVTELVASMKNDVDDLAKEVEKVSVNKPKYVSSNIRDIYLTPTDNSVEKLSFMGSLADNVPTWRCHPDAFRYKDNYKSTREELCRRLFVEFNKTVFDNALEEDMPILWDTKLRSTAGTTTNRLVKTSSGVRRRTSSIKLSLKVLDAPQRLRDTLVHELCHAAVWLVDGALRAGHGPLWRKWATHALRKFPELGEISRCHDMQIHFKYTYKCTKCGYSIPRHSKSIDITKKCCGYCRGTFELIINKKTKEGLVVSTPARKGGANEFAKFVKENYGQVKQGKTHAEVMKLLGEQFAAKKKLGTPVCVDS from the exons atggatacgagaaatatacaaaaaagtcAGAAAAACA AGTTTTTAAAGCTATCTCTAAAGAAAAATAGGTTGAAAAATGACCTAGAATTTAAGAATATGAACCGAAGTTCTGATGTTATTATTCTTGACGAGTCTTTTGATATACTTAAAACAgaatttactaaaaat GTACGGTCCCCAAAGATTTACTCTCCGATTGTTATAAATGATTCAGATTTATCAAATGAAAGTTTACCTAAAGTGGTAATAAATgacaat GCGTCATTCAACAGTTCAACAGGAGAAATGTCTATTACAGAAACAAGAGATTGCCGTCCAAGTTTTGGGGGTTGGTCTCCGGctcaaaacataataaaagcCACCCCTAAATACGAAGCCGTCCCTTCCACGCCCAAAGATGTAGCCAATGAATCACTTGAACAGtgttcgataaaaaaaattcaacagTCACAAAAGAAATTGCTTGACGACCTCTACGGAGAGACGTGGAAATCCATTCCTACACTTTTCAAAACCATAacacaaaattacacaaatttcaATGGTGTGACGAAAAAATTGGAATTTGACGATGAGGACAGCGACAAGGAGAACATAAGacaagatttaaaaaagaatcgAGAACTTTATCTAACTGGTACGGATGCAAAACGAAAAGTTATAGCATTTGACTCTGAGAAAAAGTGCAAGAAGAAATTGTACACAGAAAAGGTGCCCAGTACTCCAATTCCTAGTACAAAGTCTGTAAAAACCCGTAATGTAAATAGCACAACAAAGAAAGCCAAAGGTATGACTGTGACCGAATTGGTTGCTAGCATGAAGAATGATGTTGATGATCTGGCGAAAGAAGTGGAGAAAGTATCTGTCAATAAACCAAAGTATGTTAGTAGTAATATTAGAGATATATATTTGACACCAACTGACAATAGTGTGGAGAAATTGAGTTTTATGGGCTCTTTGGCAG ACAATGTCCCAACTTGGAGATGCCACCCGGATGCGTTCCGATACAAGGATAATTACAAGTCGACTCGGGAAGAGCTATGCAGGCGATTGTTTGTGGAGTTTAACAAGACTGTCTTCGATAATGCGCTTGAGGAAGACATGCCCATATTGTGGGACACTAAGTTGAGGAGTACTGCTGG GACGACCACGAACCGCCTGGTGAAGACGTCGTCGGGCGTGCGCCGGCGCACGTCCAGCATCAAGCTGTCGCTGAAGGTGCTGGACGCGCCGCAGCGGCTGCGGGACACGCTCGTGCACGAGCTGTGCCACGCCGCCGTCTGGCTTGTGGACGGCGCGCTGCGTGCGGGACACGGGCCTCTGTGGAGGAAGTG GGCGACGCACGCGCTGCGCAAGTTTCCGGAGCTGGGCGAGATATCGCGATGTCACGACATGCAGATACACTTCAAATACACGTATAAGTGCACCAAATGTGGATACAG caTACCCCGCCACTCAAAATCCATAGACATAACTAAAAAGTGCTGCGGCTATTGCCGGGGCACCTTCGAGCTGATCATAAACAAGAAGACCAAGGAGGGGTTGGTCGTATCCACACCCGCCAGAAAAGGGGGGGCTAATGAATTTGCCAAGTTTGTTAAAGAGAACTACGGTCAGGTCAAACAAGGTAAAACACATGCGGAAGTAATGAAGTTATTAGGAGAACAATTTGCAGCGAAGAAAAAATTGGGAACACCTGTTTGTGTTGATTCATGA